One Danio rerio strain Tuebingen ecotype United States chromosome 13, GRCz12tu, whole genome shotgun sequence DNA window includes the following coding sequences:
- the tmem50a gene encoding transmembrane protein 50A isoform X1: protein MSGFLDGIRCGDCECNVDWGEKRNTIASIAAGVLFFTGWWIIIDAAIMYPKEEQFHHAYHTCGVIATIAFLMINAVSNGQVRGDSYSEGCLGQTGARIWLFIGFMLAFGSLIASMWILFGGFVVTGTEHKDLSVYPGIAVFFQNAFIFFGGLVFKFGRTEDLWQ from the exons ATGTCGGGGTTTCTGGACGGGATCAGATGTGGCGATTGCGAGTGTAATGTGGACTGGGGCGAGAAGAGAAACACCATCGCCTCCATCGCAGCTGGAGTTTTG TTTTTTACAGGCTGGTGGATCATCATCGACGCAGCGATAATGTATCCTAAAGAGGAACAGTTCCACCATGCGTATCATACCTGTGGCGTTATAGCCACTATAGCCTTCCTCAT GATCAATGCAGTGTCAAATGGCCAGGTGAGAGGGGACAGCTACAGCGAGGGCTGCTTGGGACAAACAG GTGCTAGAATTTGGCTCTTTATCGGGTTCATGTTGGCATTCGGGTCTCTCATCGCCTCTATGTGGATTCTGTTTGGTGGTTTTGTTGTGACTG gaACAGAACATAAGGATCTGTCTGTGTATCCTGGTATTGCAGTTTTCTTTCAAAATGCATTCATCTTCTTTGG TGGTCTGGTGTTCAAGTTTGGCCGAACTGAAGACCTCTGGCAGTGA
- the rhd gene encoding Rh blood group, D antigen (The RefSeq protein has 2 substitutions compared to this genomic sequence): MAPQYAPSLRSRLPLVAFLLETLFLLLFVFWVKIEKQEYRRSESEPFVHSYADFQDVHVMIFMGFGFLATFLVRYGLSGSGFNVLLAAMAVQWAVLMNGFLLPQHRHHRGQIHISMKSVIEAELSTASALIAIGAVHGKTNPVQLLLMSLVEVTGFVVNQWILRTLLHADALYSIMLLHIFGSLFGVMVSWVLHREGIKPHHEKEKTDRKTGLFAMFGTLFMWMFWPSFNSALLSSRWERALRLTVIYGTYLSLAVSVVVAMSVSMLTSSKGKMNMVHVQSSALSAGVAIGVAMTAVSEPWVAMVIGFCASLLSGLGFRYMKNHMLFAFECHDTCGVLNVHTIPGILGWFAHLCLRLASMEGTVAVQFAVYHICVLLITLCVCLVMGVATGIVLKWSIWRPQQDRKCFDDQAFWEFPNLVTKK, encoded by the exons ATGGCTCCTCAATACGCCCCCAGTCTCCGCTCAAGACTTCCTCTGGTGGCCTTCCTGCTGGAGACCCTCTTTCTCCTACTGTTTGTCTTTTTGGTGAAAATAGAGAAGCAAGAGTACAGAAGGTCTGAAAGTGAGCCCTTCGTCCACTCATATGCAG ATTTCCAAGATGTTCATGTGATGATATTCATGGGCTTTGGATTCCTGGCCACGTTTCTTGTGCGATATGGTTTGAGTGGATCTGGGTTTAATGTGCTGTTAGCAGCAATGGCTGTCCAGTGGGCCGTCCTGATGAACGGCTTCCTTCTGCCACAACACCGCCACCACAGAGGACAGATCCACATCAGCATGAAGAG TGTGATCGAGGCAGAACTCAGCACTGCGTCCGCACTGATTGCGATAGGAGCCGTTCATGGGAAGACAAATCCGGTCCAGCTTTTGCTGATGTCTCTGGTGGAGGTCACAGGATTCGTGGTCAATCAGTGGATCCTGAGAACTCTGCTCCAC GCTGACGCGCTGTACAGTATCATGCTGCTGCATATCTTCGGCTCTCTCTTCGGTGTGATGGTGTCATGGGTGCTGCACAGAGAGGGCATCAAACCACACCATGAGAAAGAGAAGACTGACCGCAAGACTGGCTTATTCGCAATGTTCG GAACGCTGTTCATGTGGATGTTCTGGCCCAGTTTTAACTCTGCGCTGTTGAGCAGCCGGTGGGAGAGAGCGCTGAGACTCACTGTAATATATGGGACGTACCTGTCTCTGGCTGTCAGTGTTGTAGTGGCGATGTCTGTCTCCATGCTCACCAGCTCTAAAGGGAAAATGAACATG GTTCACGTCCAGAGCTCTGCTCTTTCTGCTGGTGTTGCCATTGGAGTTGCCATGACAGCAGTTTCTGAGCCATGGGTCGCCATGGTGATCGGCTTCTGTGCATCCCTCTTATCAGGCCTAGGATTCCGGTACATGAAG GATCACATGCTGTTTGCTTTTGAGTGTCACGACACCTGCGGCGTCCTCAATGTTCACACTATACCTGGAATTCTGGGATGGTTTGCACATTTATGTCTACGGCTGGCCAGTATGGAAGGCACAGT AGCTGTGCAGTTTGCAGTGTATCACATCTGCGTTCTCCTcataacactgtgtgtgtgtctggtgaTGGGCGTGGCTACAG GAATTGTTCTGAAATGGAGTATCTGGAGACCGCAGCAGGACAGAAAGTGCTTTGATGACCAGGCATTCTGGGAG TTCCCGAATTTGGTGACAAAGAAATGA